The following proteins come from a genomic window of Pocillopora verrucosa isolate sample1 chromosome 6, ASM3666991v2, whole genome shotgun sequence:
- the LOC131785947 gene encoding uncharacterized protein, with the protein MGSVTQFAFGAAVGVALFMGANTARRFFFLPRTTNQTERRNSADDPLPRSLEHMHSIQSAVTPVRNLSDTSEAEGNAVIDDPEIKLEGQHLLNLLFNIAEDQARREGYIHRGITCNSCQASPICGIRYKCSSCVDYDVCERCEARDDHNKTHLFLKIRIPMPPLTNPRAPCIKPLYPGIKDHPCDLSWDDIQSLREQTYFDQSEIEALVEQFKTLATKKEGITREVFDKCLGPLGQHKNLVMDQMFKFYDQNDDGIIDIDEFVIGLSILVKGSEKEKISYAFAGCDIEKKEYISKENLRNMFKAYFEISLELVRDVVRSCEEEMMASFDDSGDKPVSAIFNAPIPSDAGPSTANGKPVMLMNNPGSSTSAKGVDGRSPIMEAMSQDAIDEMVNNVFHCADKDKDGKISFEEFEAWATYDNTILAWFEALGTIF; encoded by the exons ATGGGGTCTGTCACACAGTTTGCGTTTGGCGCGGCGGTCGGTGTTGCTCTTTTTATGGGAGCGAACACAGCTAGACGGTTCTTTTTCCTTCCAAGAACCACAAaccagacagaaaggagaaattcagcCGACGATCCTTTGCCAAGATCTTTGGAACACATGCATTCGATACAAAGTGCAGTGACCCCGGTGCGTAATTTATCTGATACTTCTGAGGCGGAAGGAAATGCTGTCATTGACGATCCAGAAATAAAACTAGAAGGACAACATCTATTGAACCTTTTGTTCAACATTGCGGAAGATCAGGCCAGAAGAGAAGGGTACATTCACCGTGGAATTACCTGTAACTCTTGCCAAGCAAGTCCGATTTGTGGAATACGATATAAATGTTCTAGCTGTGTTGATTATGATGTATGTGAGCGTTGTGAAGCGAGAGATGATCATAACAAAACTCATCTGTTTCTAAAGATCAGAATTCCAATGCCTCCTCTCACAAATCCTAGAGCACCCTGCATTAAACCTCTCTACCCag gTATCAAGGATCATCCCTGTGACTTGTCTTGGGATGACATTCAAAGTCTCCGTGAGCAAACTTACTTTGATCAATCAGAGATAGAAGCACTTGTTGAACAGTTCAAAACTCTGGCCACTAAGAAAGAGGGAATTACTCGTGAGGTGTTTGACAAATGTTTAGGACCCTTGGGACAACACAAGAATCTTGTCATGGATCAGATGTTTAAATTTTATGATCAAAATGATGATGGTATCATTGACATTGATGAGTTTGTCATTGGTTTGTCCATTCTTGTGAAAGGAAGTGAGAAAGAGAAGATTTCTTATGCTTTTGCAGGCTGTGACATTGAAAAGAAAGAGTACATTTCTAAAGAGAACCTTAGAAACATGTTCAAAGCATACTTTGAAATAAGCCTTGAACTTGTTCGTGATGTTGTGAGATCATGTGAAGAAGAAATGATGGCATCTTTTGATGACTCAGGTGACAAGCCAGTATCTGCAATATTTAATGCTCCTATTCCTAGTGATGCAGGGCCATCCACAGCAAATGGTAAACCAGTGATGTTAATGAACAACCCAGGAAGTAGCACGAGTGCAAAAGGAGTAGATGGCAGGTCACCAATAATGGAGGCTATGTCACAAGATGCCATAGATGAAATGGTGAACAATGTGTTCCATTGTGCAGATAAAGACAAAGATGGCAAGATTtcttttgaagaatttgaagCATGGGCAACATATGATAATACAATCCTTGCATGGTTTGAGGCCCTTGGTACAATTTTTTAG
- the LOC131786863 gene encoding uncharacterized protein, translating to MAGVETSRGQLKDTRRALFRTPNQDDNSKAPEALEALLNRIQVDIEVDSNLQGLRKEIHEQTLTKLRQELTQIGQDEWMYKPIDQIIGF from the exons ATGGCGGGTGTAGAAACTAGCCGTGGTCAGTTAAAAGATACAAGGAGGGCTTTATTTCGGACCCCAAATCAAGATGACAATAGTAAGGCACCAG AAGCGTTGGAGGCCTTACTAAACAGAATTCAAGTAGATATTGAAGTGGACTCTAACCTTCAAGGTCTTAGAAAAG agaTCCATGAACAGACTCTTACTAAGTTGAGACAGGAACTGACTCAGATTGGTCAAGATGAATGGATGTACAAACCCATTGATCAGATTATTGGATTTTGA